The genomic stretch TTCAAGAAAGAATTGCGTGAATGAGAGAGCTTTAGGGAGATTGGTGTGGGGGTGGTGTTACGGAGAAAGGAGAGAAGAGAGGATCTTGTTGATGGTTGTGAAGAGGAGGAGATGGTGGTGGTGAATGGAGGAGTTGAGATTGGTTTGGTAGAGGAAGAAGCCATGGTGGTAGGTGCGTGTGTTTTTTGTGTTCTTGGTTGTGGTTTTTCAAAGGGATTGTGTGCTCTGTGGTGAGAAGCTTTTGACTTCTTATAATAGAGATTTGGAATTCCAATTAAGAGTAAATCCTGTTTTAATTACTGAAAGAGAAGCCACGAAGGAAACTACCACAAAGAATTGAATCACAATTCTTGGACAGGAGTGAAGGGTCTCTCTTTTCTCGGATTCTTGGTCAAATGGCAAGAGTTGTAATATGGCTTAAATTGGAGGGTGTAGTCATGTAGATTCTTGTTCATTAGCAGGACATGGatggttattatttatttttatccttggttttttttaataattaaggtattattgagataatattaaaactagTTTTCTTAAACTACTCATCAATCCAGAGACATTTGAAGAAGTTAGGTTGAAGATAACGAGgataatataagaaataaaatgaattaaatcttgtttgttttaaaaataaaatgaattaaatatttaaacattataattaaataaattacagtaaagaaatggaaatggttaaaaaactcaaatcctAAAGTCACAGAGCAAGGCACGTGCTCTTGATGTTTCTCACCTTTCTCCTCTCCCACTTGCCCTTTGTACCTTTCCATGGGGCCCTCCCTCTCCCATTATTGCATTCATAGCTATTACTCTCGAGTTTACGAGTGGGAAAGAGCATCATCTTGCCCCTcttcttcattttaattataaaaagagtAATAATAGTGTTATTAAAACTTCCTGGATCTACAAATCAATCTAATAATAAATTGCTTTATTCAAGACTTCAtttaaattggattttaaattagattgatctaattaaattttgataagttaactCGAAActgatcaatttaataaaattcaatttttttttttaaataacaaaataaacctTGAACTAAATCTAATAACTTTGGTAATTAACACTACCTACTCAACGTTGTTTTCTAACTTGACACTAATTATATTTGGTGAGAGGTCCTGAACCACAATCTAGCAAGCATGATAAGCTATTAAACCTAACTTTAAATTATGTGTGTGTGCGCGTCTTTCATCAAGTGCACGGCATGGACCACACACTTCCCATTCCACACGTTATTCTATAGAAATTTGAAGTGCCAAGAGCATCTCCAGAGCATCTAGGgccattgttatttttttatttttatttttttaattgattgggCAAGCAGCAGTGGTGGCTCTATGGTACGGGGACTCCAGATTTGGCATCTTGATCATGTGCTGCAGAATGGTaacggttatttttcaaatagttttttgtatcgaaatacatgcaaatgatccatcagtacatcaaaacgatccaaaaagtataaaccgtactcaattttagcaaaaaatgaataaaatttgattgcaGGAAACGCAATACCAAACAGTTTCTTGGAAAGCATTCTCCTATATGCAATGAGAGATCGAtacttctataaaaaaaaatattattcttatatcAGATTCTGAGACTGGCTAAAATAATTGGGTTGCCCGTGAATCACTTGAATAAAactaagttaattatttttgttaaaacaatgactttttgtttttttcttttaaaaaaaaaactttggtgtCTACCTCATTAAATTTAGttaggttattattattttttttaacttgaaatctCGCTGGAGCCAAGCTTTAAATTACGAGTTTACTTCGCCAACCGCCAGGCAACAATAAGTCACTCGAAACCGGGTCCAAATCAAGAATCTCCATTCTTTCCTCAATAAAAAGCCTCCAGACACCCCTTCCTACGTGTGATTTTTATGTGActgtctttaaattttaatatgttttttttaattaaattgattaatcttAAAACCTAGCGAGttagctttttatttaatttggatttttaattaaatagcgcagaaaataactaaaattaaattaattgatttataagtttaaatataatcttaataatagataaaaatatgacctaactttttaaaaaaactttaagataataaaattttaaaaaattaaacattaatctaaaaataaatatttatttgaaacagtaataatcctataaaaagcaataacaaaagaaatcatacaatttatctttcaattaatctaatattgaatgaaaagattgagaaaagaattaaaaaaaatcaaaggatcaaaaacaaaaaaataattcatatttgTCCAATAGGTAAATTCATCAAACTTGTGAACCAGAATACCCGGGCTAGCACACTAAATCTGTGAACTGGGTTGCGGACTTTAGCAGAattgtaatttgttttgttttttaaactatattttattaactatatggtaaaaaaaaaatcgctaAATCAAACACTAACTTAAtaccctggaaaaaaaaatgtggaaaaaacatgttaaactcGTTAAATCTATAAACCAGTTAAACTTGTGAAACTCGTGAACATGTACATggattttataagttttaataatatagattttctctaaaactatttattttattgcatgagaaagaaattaaagagataaaaaatcatgtgtgtatatatatattcatcaaaCTTGTAAATTAAGACAACTTATTACTATACTATTATCACTTTACTATTACTATCAATAGTATTGatactattattattgctgttatctttgttttttaagtacttttttttttttaagctcaccaatgttattttgttatgtaTCAGAATGAGAAAGGGGCCATAAAACCTGTGGATAATTCTCGAATGAcaactaaatcaaataaaaatgcaattcTATCCTTCAAAAGACAGCAGTCTGAGAGTTTCttgggtaaaaaaattaaaaaaaaagattaaaaacaaaaaaataattcatatctATTCAATGGGTAAATTCATTAAATCTATGAACCAGGTTACCTAGGCTGGCATAGTAAATCCATGAAATACCAACTCAATACTAAGAGCATCTCAATGGAAAAGCTAAATGGatagccaaaaataaaaattaatattttggtttttctttgcttattttttatattccaaggaaaaagccaaacaaaatactaaaatagctttttttttccccacaaaTGCTATTTCTACGTATCTCTCAAAAAAGCCAAAACTAACAAAGTAAGGCCAATAAaagaataaaccaattaaatctagtcatgtgaaaaaaaaaacatcaaaatcattaaaaaaaataaaacacttatttATTTCACTCTAATAGAATTGGTttttcaaatggtttttttccatTGGAATATGCATggtaaaaaaagctatatttatactatttaaaatgctattttattaatttacctCTTTAAAATAACATCTTTCATTGAAGATGCTCtaagatatagaaaaaaaaaaaaacaaaaaaaaattgtcaaacttGTGAACATGTACATAGATATTATAAGTTTTAACAATATAGTTTTTCtctaatactatttttttttattgcatgaagaagaaattgaaggaaaaataatcatgttcaattatatatatatatatatatatatatatatatatatatatatatatataaataaaaaagctcatCAAACTCATAAATTAAGACaacttattattatattattataactattactattattatcaatagcattgatattattattattggtgttgttatctttatcattattaataattattattgttattatataaatcaaaaggttAAGTGCATCATCAGAATGAGAAGGGAAAATAAAACCTATAAGAcaactaaatcaaataaaaataccattCTATCCTTCAAAAGACAGCAGTCTAAAGggcaaaatcataattatactatTAGAATCGACAGTGTCCAAAAGCAAATCCACGCTCTTCTTTATTAAAATAGTCAAACAGTCAACCTTCCCTTGTATCACTGCATGCTTGTTCAAGTATGAAGGAGCATTATTACAGCCATCCATTAGTCGGTCAAAATCCCCTATAAGCAGCAAAGTACAGATATTTAAGTTAAAAACCAAagaaagcataaacaagaatcAGAAGAATTAAGAAGCTGATTTTTACTGCTGTGATTATACAAGATACGAAGATGATTATACAACAGTCAGTGGTTATGTCTTTCAGAAATCGTTTCCTCGCATGACACATATCAGCTTCCTCTGTGACTTAAGCTCTCAATACTGTGAAAAGTCGCCAAATTCCAAAAAGCTGGTTTAGTTGGTGAAAAGGGAAGCAAACCCCCAGGTAGATCAAAGACCTCAGCTCAGGAAAatgaatcaattaaatttcatcCGCTCTCTAATTATCTTTAGCCCAAGATATCTgtcaaaataaaccaaaataagaGACTTTTATTAACAAACATCCCGAGGTAACTACTAAGAACAACgataaaatcaaacaatgacCTCCCAAGCATCATCAAAGTGGCCTGAGGATTGGTCCCTGGTGACACAGTCAATGTTGAGCCATCAACAACTCGAAGTGCACCAACACCGATCAGGTGGTAATCACGATCCACCACCTTTCCCACAACACAGCCACCATGGTAATGCCATATGGTGCTAACAGTCCGGCGACAAAATTCAGCCATCTGAGTAAAATCAGAAAGGTCTACAGGCAATGCAGGCCCCACATACCGGAAATTTCGAGCTCCAAACCATCCCCGGAACATGAAGTCCTCCATGGACCTACTCCCAAGCACATCCCCAATCTTGCGTGTTCCATTCACACACCTTTCTACATCCACAGGATTGGAGAAGTAATTGAAGCGCACAATTGGATTCTCTCTAACATCCGTGGAAGCCAGCCTTAGGGACCCCGTTGAAAGTGGTCCAACTATTTTCTCCATAAGCGTGGCCACTGTCAGATATAAAGGTGAGATGGAAGGTGTCCTAAAGAAAACTGCATGTGAAGGGGATACAAAAGGGATAACTGTCGAAGCTGCTTCAAGATAGGCTCCCACCTCAGTAATACCAACCACCTGAATCAGTGAATTCTCCAGTGGCATTGGAGGCACGATGGAGATCCCATTGCGAGGATTATCATAGAGGTATTGCCCCACATATGGAAGATGGTAGGCCACTGGAATCCCCAAAGATGAAAGGTAGGACCTTGGACCAATGCCACTTATTAAGAGTAGCTGTGGACTCCCAATGGCACCTGCAGATAGCATCACTTCACCTTTTTCACGCACCATTGCATGGTGATACCTTCCTTTCTTATCACGGTAAACTACTCCAATAGCCGACAGCTGAGACCTTGAATGCTGAGAAGTGGATGCTAATAGGATTCTTTCCACACTTGCATGAACTGCAACTTGAATATTGGCTGCATTTGCATAGTCAAGAAGATCAGCAGCACCGTGTCTCCTCCCTGAACCATCAAAGGTAGAGCCTCCAATCTTTGTGCCAACCGCATGCTCCAAACTGAAACCAGCATATGGTTCAACCCCAGCCTCCAGAAGTCCATCTCTAACAGCAGATTGCCAGTTTCTAAGCTCTGGTCTAAACACAATTGCCTTCTCAACCCATTCATAGGCCTGATTCACAAAGTTGAGGTCCCATTCCACACCTGATTGCTGAAAGAAATCCGGGTCAGCTCGGCTATAAAATCCAGCATTGATGGCACTGCTGCCACCAAGAACCCGACCTCTTGCATTAGGGACACCATCCTCCGACGTGAAGGCTTGGGCAGGGGAATCGAAGGTATCCACATCATTTAGGGTTGACAGGAAGCCATCTTGACTCATCAAATTGTGTTTTCCAAAAGGAACACCGCCACGTTCAAGTAAAAGAACTCTATATGACTGCGACAATGTCGCTGCCAATGGGCAGCCAGTGGTGCCTCCTCCGACAACAATGTAATCATAGGAGTCCTCTGATGGAAATTCAGTGGCATTTAACACAAACTTGAGATAATTTGGGTCTGTGAAGACATTCAGGAAGCACCAAAAACCAGTATTAGACCTCCATTTCAATGTTGTATAAACAACGGACCATGAATCAATAACAGAAATGGAAACTTTGAATGAAGAAAGTTTTGATCATAAGTACGCCTAACGTGAAAGAATAAACACAGTTCATCAATGTATAATTGTAATCAATGCTAAAATTTCCAGTAATTTTCTTGCGTTGCATCAGCAGCCAACCAAATGGTCTTGAATTAAGGATTGAAAGACACCAGCATTGAAATGAACCTTAAACCATaaaactaaaaaccaaaaatttcTTTTCCAAGAAACATAAGGAAAAGACAAGCTTTTCACTAAAATTATTACTACTTACATTACAGCTTAACCAAGAAAGCAAGGCCTCTGTTTGGTTTCCGAGAAAAATAAGAGTAAAGAATCAaactttcttcaattttaaccattttttctagttttcttgcattttatcagaaaacaaaagggaaaagaatCAAGATTACTACCAGTTTCGGTAATTAATAAAGAAACAAGGGAAACTTCCAACAAGTACAAAGGCACTGACCTGTTTGAGGGGTTGGTCTTGCGTGTGAAAAAAGTGAACAAAACAGCACCAAGAACACAATGTGTATCAAGAAAAAGCAAAAGGGTTTCttcatttttgtgttttcttggtGTTTCTTGGATGAGAGAGGATTTTCTTGGCCTTCTTGAACGAGATAGAAAGGGAGGGAAAATGAGAACTAGAGAGAATGATAGTGTAATTTAGTTGGTGATTCAGTTAAGAGGAGAAAGTTATAGAGTGGTTTTAGGTCTATAGTTGCATACATTGGGGTGTATTTTAAGCAGTCTTATATGATGTTGATCATGTGGAtttattccttaaaaaaaaaaacaatttcttataatatcatttttttttattgtcaaatttcatttttatttttttctttattttaataaaataaaataaataagaaaaatcataaatattattatttattattgttattcttAAGTTATTACAGTATTTTTACTTTGACTTTAATTAAGTTTGCTCGTATTATCATAGATATAttgtctttcaatatttttttatttattataatatcatatgTTGATTATGCTAGTTGTTTTtcttcacttattttttttttcaattatcaggattaaaaaatcaattaaaacctaaaaatgtgttaatattgggtgtttattttaatcataacCAAGATTATCCatgtctttatttttcaaaaaatattttctttctttttctatatcaaCTTAACCCTTTTTCGTTTAACCTAAACTGTGTGGCTTTTGCAAAGCagcaaattgtaatttttaaaaataatatataaaatagattGTAATATTAGAGTATTATTAAGGTgttgtttgaaattgtgttttaaattatgttttatgaaaatttaattttttttttacttgaaattaatttttatatatatttttaaattattttgacttgttaatattaataataatttttttaaaaaaatattttgttaatatatttttaaataaaatatattttaaaaattaaccactCCCTCCCGTATTaaccataaataattaaaactacaatcacggaaaaaaatcaaattcacagCGAAATTGGTGATCACCGACACTAAAACCATGACTGTTTTAGGCATTTCACACATAATCAAGATGTTTCCTTCCTCTGGTCTCCCTCTCCGATGGCTGTGGGCCTGTGGCAGATAATTAGAAAGAAAGGAGACGAAAGGTTGCTGACTAGAAGCCCAGGATTATGAAAAACCCAACTCTCATTGGCGCTCCCTCATCCCAATCAGCACCACCACTTACCTTTTGATCGAACCAGACTTCAAAGCACAATTTTACACAGAGACATGGATCTTAATGACCTCAACAAAGTATGGGAAATCAAGCCATTGAAAAAGATTGGAGAAGAAGATGCAAGGAAAGTCCTTGAAAGGGTAGCAAAACAAGTACAACCCATCATGAAAAAACGCAAATGGAAAGTCAAAATCTTGTCTGAATTCTGGTAACTGAGTAAAAGTTCAATCTTTCTGTGTTTCTGGGCTTGAAAGTTGATGCTTTTATCTGggctttgatattttttgttgtttattatgCAGTCCTGCAAATCCAGCTCTTTTGGGGCTGAATATAGGAGGAGGTGCAGAGGTTAAATTGAGATTGAGGAGACCAAATAATGAGTGGGATTTCTTTCCTTATGAGCAAGTTCTTGATACTATGTTGCACGAGCTTTGCCACAATGAGTATGGACCTCATAATTCTGGTTTTTACAACCTtcttgatgaaattagaaaggTAAATTTCTTGTCTTGGTATGGAATTCATGCTCAATATGACATTTACATGTTTGGCTAATAGTTGATTGTTATTTAGTAGTGCAATGATTGCAAAGTCTGTAGTAATTCCATGTTTTGTTCCTTATCAAAATGCAGTTTCAATTGCATAATTGGCTGTTGAAGGTTATGCAATTTTGAGTTAGAGGCTTAGAGCATGACCATGACTATAAACTCGTGCATGATTAAATTACGCCAATTCAGCCCTAGTGATTCTACTTATTGGTAATGAGATAGTAATCTAGATTGAAGCATTTGTGGGGTGCCCCTATGCAAAAAAATTGTGATGGGAAGTGTCTAAAACATGAAGATAAACACTCGGTTGAAGTCGGATATCCAATCGATTAATAAGGTTATGTAAATAGAACAATGAGCAGCATATCAGTATTAGCAATCAGTCTACCAAGACTGTTTAACTTGTTTCTTCCTTCAGGAAGGAATGCAAAAATgtttaattcttgttttttccttttccttttcttttcaaaatagctGGAATCTATATCTAAGACCTGGTTTTCTTATGGATGAAGAACTTCCAGGAATAAAATTGTAACAAAAGCAGTGCATAATCCAGACTGTCCTGTCAAGTTTTAGagataattttaagaaaacaaaggtGATTTTGTGAGTGATGCCATGTGACAATCTATGATAGTGATGATTCACAGCATGCACGCTTTTCTTCTCGCATTTTTCGCTATATTAGAATCCTTGGAGTAGTTTGGTAGTGTGTgtcactttttgttttttaaagtgtatttttgctcgaaaatataataaaataaatttttttatttttaaaaaattatttttaatataaattcatcaaaagaatttaaaaatataaaatgtatatatattttttaagggaaaaaaatcaaaaaatcatggaaCATGGTTGCACAGCAACCCCAAACAGCCCCAATCAAACCACCAGCTGTTTTCTTCATCCTTGCAGCTGCTAACAGTATATTTTTGTAGACATTTTTATTATCACGTAATACAATCTGTGTGTTTTTCTGTAGGAAAGCGAGGAACTGATGGCTAAAGGAATTACTGGAACTGGGGAAGGATTTGATCTACCTGGGAGACGGTTGGGTGGGTTCTCCCCTCAACCCCCTCTGTCATTTTTGCGCCAGTCTGCTTGGGCTGCTGCAGAGAACAGAGCACGTCGCGATGCTCTCATGCCATCAGGTCCTAAACGTGTAGGTGGTGACAGCAATATTAAGGCTGCGCTCAGCCCAATACAAGCTGCTGCCATGGCTGCAGAAAAGAGATTACAAGATGACTTGTGGTGTGGTTCCAAATCTCCGGGCAGTGTCGTTACTGTCAATGGAAATGTTGAACGTCCTGAAGGGTCGAGCACTTCCATAAGTTCCAAGGGCATAGCCACCCAAATTTCGCCTGGGACATCCATGAGTGCTCGGGAACCAATACATGATCATCCAACATGGCAGTGTAATACCTGTACTCTATTGAATCAGGTACAactattcaataatttttcagGCCTTTCTTTTCGATTGAAGGTCAGactgctgtgtttttttttaactgccTTTCATCAGGAACCTGCCCTTTAATAGTCAATATCTTTATTGCATTATGTCAAGCAGTGTTTTAAGAAACTTAAACTTCTCCAAACATAACCTCTATAGTGTTTGCGTGTGGTCAGCGTTTCTGCATGCATATCCATTTGAATTGCCATCTGAACTCTGAAGGGTTGATGTTATCGCAGTCAATGGCGCTGGTATGTGAAGCCTGTGGGACCCAAAGACATAAAGATGTTGCCAAGTTCAAGTCGTGGTCTTGCAAGTTCTGTACCTTAGAGAACACTGTGGAATTGGACAGGTGCATGGCTTGTGGAGAATGGAGATATTCATATGGCCCGCAGCGACCCTATATAGGCACTTGAGAAGCTAGAAAATAGGGCTAAGACATGCATCAGGATCTGTGCCAGGCTGTGTATAGTACATTCTCTACTGTTATATGTTTAACCTAATGCGCATAATTCTATGCATGTAGACGTAAAAGAGAACAGTGATTATATGGGATGATCGTATGTGAGCTGAATGgatgaaaatgatgattttgctATAATGGTGGACCTGTCAAGGTGCACCAAGTTTTACATGAAACTTGGATTTCATTGTTATTGAGAACTTGCAGGTTTCACTGTTTGGTTGAGGTTGCAAATGATTTTCAACTGTTTGAGTCCCTAAGCTATCCTTCTCTGCAAGAGTCATTTCTGACCTAACTGTGTCGCTCAATACTGCCACTTGCACCCTTCAAAGTCAGAGCATTGCCTGGCAATCAATTTGGGGCAGGTTTGGGTGCTGTGTTCCTGCTTTGTCAACGAGGGAATGTCCAC from Populus alba chromosome 8, ASM523922v2, whole genome shotgun sequence encodes the following:
- the LOC118045144 gene encoding (R)-mandelonitrile lyase-like; this translates as MKKPFCFFLIHIVFLVLFCSLFSHARPTPQTDPNYLKFVLNATEFPSEDSYDYIVVGGGTTGCPLAATLSQSYRVLLLERGGVPFGKHNLMSQDGFLSTLNDVDTFDSPAQAFTSEDGVPNARGRVLGGSSAINAGFYSRADPDFFQQSGVEWDLNFVNQAYEWVEKAIVFRPELRNWQSAVRDGLLEAGVEPYAGFSLEHAVGTKIGGSTFDGSGRRHGAADLLDYANAANIQVAVHASVERILLASTSQHSRSQLSAIGVVYRDKKGRYHHAMVREKGEVMLSAGAIGSPQLLLISGIGPRSYLSSLGIPVAYHLPYVGQYLYDNPRNGISIVPPMPLENSLIQVVGITEVGAYLEAASTVIPFVSPSHAVFFRTPSISPLYLTVATLMEKIVGPLSTGSLRLASTDVRENPIVRFNYFSNPVDVERCVNGTRKIGDVLGSRSMEDFMFRGWFGARNFRYVGPALPVDLSDFTQMAEFCRRTVSTIWHYHGGCVVGKVVDRDYHLIGVGALRVVDGSTLTVSPGTNPQATLMMLGRYLGLKIIRERMKFN
- the LOC118045075 gene encoding DNA-dependent metalloprotease WSS1 is translated as MDLNDLNKVWEIKPLKKIGEEDARKVLERVAKQVQPIMKKRKWKVKILSEFCPANPALLGLNIGGGAEVKLRLRRPNNEWDFFPYEQVLDTMLHELCHNEYGPHNSGFYNLLDEIRKESEELMAKGITGTGEGFDLPGRRLGGFSPQPPLSFLRQSAWAAAENRARRDALMPSGPKRVGGDSNIKAALSPIQAAAMAAEKRLQDDLWCGSKSPGSVVTVNGNVERPEGSSTSISSKGIATQISPGTSMSAREPIHDHPTWQCNTCTLLNQSMALVCEACGTQRHKDVAKFKSWSCKFCTLENTVELDRCMACGEWRYSYGPQRPYIGT